A stretch of Borrelia coriaceae DNA encodes these proteins:
- a CDS encoding variable large family protein → MNIKVKSICATLFISLFLSCNNGIEELEKRNTFLSSLANLGNDFLSVFSSFGDIMTESLGFKADAKKSDVATYFKKVQDNLENTKTALNKIVEDMKTQENPNVVGVETAVKTLIDNTLDKIIQGSKTVSDAIGNDSELLGNVGKAAADQNAAGNREEGKVSNLINGIRAIVSIVLKNEGKLDAGDNNKALAASGQRDGTTDDAMLLFGNASKGNITANAEKAAVDAAKAVGAVTGADILKAMVENTDSVKLANADPKQAISTANVTAPKDATIAGAIALRAMAKGGKFANGNTGSDISTAVKGIAVNAVTKALDTLTIAIRKTIDEGLKTVKDAIKN, encoded by the coding sequence ATAAATATTAAAGTAAAAAGTATTTGTGCAACATTATTTATATCTCTATTCCTTTCTTGTAATAATGGAATAGAAGAACTTGAGAAGAGAAATACTTTCTTATCCTCACTTGCTAATTTAGGTAATGACTTCTTATCTGTCTTCTCTTCTTTTGGGGATATAATGACTGAATCATTAGGGTTTAAAGCAGATGCTAAGAAATCTGATGTTGCAACTTATTTTAAAAAAGTACAAGACAATTTAGAAAATACTAAAACAGCTCTTAATAAGATTGTTGAGGACATGAAGACTCAAGAAAATCCTAACGTTGTTGGAGTAGAGACTGCTGTAAAAACACTAATTGATAATACACTTGATAAAATAATTCAAGGATCTAAGACTGTTAGTGATGCTATTGGTAATGATAGTGAGCTACTTGGTAATGTTGGTAAAGCTGCTGCCGATCAAAATGCTGCAGGTAATCGTGAGGAAGGTAAAGTTTCAAACTTAATAAATGGAATTAGGGCTATTGTAAGTATAGTACTTAAAAATGAGGGTAAACTTGATGCTGGTGATAATAATAAAGCTTTAGCTGCTAGTGGTCAAAGAGATGGTACTACTGATGATGCAATGCTTTTATTTGGTAATGCTTCTAAAGGTAATATTACTGCTAATGCAGAAAAGGCTGCAGTTGATGCTGCTAAAGCTGTTGGGGCTGTAACTGGTGCTGACATATTAAAAGCTATGGTTGAAAATACTGATTCTGTTAAATTAGCTAATGCTGATCCTAAACAGGCTATTTCTACTGCTAATGTTACTGCTCCTAAAGATGCAACTATAGCAGGCGCTATAGCATTAAGAGCTATGGCAAAGGGTGGTAAGTTTGCTAATGGTAATACTGGTAGTGATATTTCTACTGCAGTTAAAGGGATAGCAGTCAATGCTGTTACTAAAGCATTAGATACATTAACTATAGCAATAAGAAAAACAATAGATGAGGGACTTAAAACAGTTAAAGATGCTATTAAAAATTAA